The Candidatus Saccharimonadales bacterium DNA window GGGGGTGACGTCTTTGGTAATGCCAGCCAATTTGGCGTAGCGTTTGACCAAGCGCTGGACGCTGCGGACAGTTAAGCGTTGGTACATACCAGAGCCACTGGCATCCTTGCTGCCGGAGAGGTGAATGAACAGCGGGGCTAGATCGTCGTTACGGCTGTCCAGATAGCGCTGCAACCAATCAGCGGCTTCGGAGCTCATGAAAATCGGCCGATCCTTTTGGCCCTTGCCCCGGACGCTAAATTCCCGGCGTTCCAAATTGATCTGATCGCGGTTGAGAGAAACTAGCTCCGAGACTCTCAACCCACCCGAAAACAATAGTTCCAAAATCGCTCGATCGCGCAGACCGACAATAGAAGAAGTATCAATAACTTCAACCAGGCGGGCAACTTCCTCGGGCGTCAGAAAGGCGATTTGAGGCCGCTTAACTCTGGCTAGTTCAACCCGATCGCTGGGCAGGGTTTTGATATTCCGCTTGGCCAGGTATTTCAGAAAACTTCGTAAGGCAATCAAATGATAATTCTGAGTGGTTTTAGATATCGGCTGGCCGGAAGCATCTTGCAACCTAGCTAGCCAGAGCCGCCAAGCTCGGATGCGCTCATCATCTAATTTAGCCACATCGCAATCATCACAAAACTCGATTAGCCGGGCCAGGTAGTGGTGGTAGTTGGCGATGGTTTTTTGGGACCGATTTTGCTCAATTTCTTGGTATTCCAAAAAGTCTGTAACTAGTTCACTAATGGGCATAGAGCCATTATAGTCCTCTAGGCTATACTGGAGCTATGCTTAAGCTTAGTAGTCTAAACATGTCTAAGTCTACGGCCTTGGCGGTGGTGCTAGCGCTAGGTGTCATGCCATGGTTTCAGGGTGGGCGAGACCCCTTAGGCTGGATGATGGTCTTAGCAGTGGCCCTGATCGGTAGTTTTTTATTATTTAGAGATCAAACCACCGTTAGCTTGAGTCGTTTGGGGCTGATTTGGTTATCCTTTATAGCTTGGACGGGACTGTCGCTGATCTGGACGGTTAATCGCTACCAAAGCTTTGCCACGCTCATGCTCTACAGCTTCGTCGGTATCATTGGGTTATTGGCGGCCAGTTTGCGCGGGGACGAGAGAGCGGTTGAAGTCTTTAAGCGCAGTTACCTAATCGTTGCGGCGGCCACCAGCCTGGTGGGGGCCGGCTTCTTCGTGGCCTATTCCTATGAGCGCGCGACCTCAACCTTTTATTTACCCAATCCGTTGGCTGGGTTTTTATTGCCAGCCATCATGATTGGGCTGTGGCAGTTTGCAGAGCAGCGCAAATTATTCGATGGGCTTCTGACCATGCTAACTTTGGGAGTTTTCATTTTAACTGACTCCCGCGGTGGCACCCTGGTTTTGATGGCTGTAATTTTTGTGGCTCTAATACTAAGCCGAAACGTGGCCAAACACTGGCGTCGCTTGCTGATTGTTTTGGTTGGAGCCATGGCCATCGCTTTGATTTGCAACTTAGCTCGGGTTGAGCTTGGCCATCGCTTGGATCTCCAGGGAGGTCGCCTGAAAGACCTGACTGCGACCGAATCAAACAGTACTAGCGACCGAATTTACTTCCTGCGCAGCGCCGTTGCCATCTGGGCTGATCGACCCTTACTGGGTGGGGGAGCTGGCACCTATCCGACCTTGCATCCCAAATACCAATACCGGGTTATCAGCGCTGGCTCCAATGCGCATAACTTTTATGTTCAAACCTTAGCTGAATTGGGGATAGTCGGTTTGGTCCTACTAGCTTGGGTAATAATTGAGCTCATTTTGGGTACCTGGCGGGGGATCAGGCTGGACCGCCAGCGACTGCCAATTGCCCTCGGCTTGTTAGCCCTGGCCCTCCACGCCGGGCTTGATATTGAATCAAATTATCTGGTGTTATGGACGCTAGCGGCAATTCTGGTTGGGTTGTGCTATGAGGGTAGAGCGAAATCAAAACTGAACTTTAGGCTTAACAGCGGCCTAATTCTTGGAGCAACAGTCATTCTCGCGGTCCCTACGGCCTGGTTGTTTCGCGGCCAGCTCAATGCCCAGGGCGGGCAGAACCTCCAGGCTAGCGGCGACTATGGGCGGGCCATTGACTACTTCGCTGCGGCTAGTCTCCATGCGCCCTATGACCCTGATTGGTTAACGGCTCAGGGTATTAATCACTTCCTATTGGCCGTCCAAGGTAATAACAAAGACGACAATTTAGTTCAAGCAGCTGAGCTAGCCAGCCAAGCCGCCAAGCTCGATCCTTACGATGCCCAACATGATTTGCTGCTGGCTCGGGTTTTGCTTCAACAGGGCAAAACCGAGGCGGCTACTGCGGCCTACCGCTCGGCGATCTCAAAGAACCCTTATGATCAACCCGATATCTATAATGATTTAGCCACGCTTTACTTAACCCAAAATAAGCTCAGTGATGCCAAAGCTACCGTCGCAATTGTGCTGGCGCTATACCCAGATTCAGTGGTCGGGAACCGTAATAACGATCCTGCGATTGCCAAATCAGTAGCGACTAGCTACATTATTTCGGCCCAGGTCGCGATCAGAACTGGCCAAATCGATGCGGCTAGGGAGCAGTTACGTCACGCCCTACTCCTCGATCCAACCAGTGCTCTAGCCAAGTTTTTACAGCAACAAATCGGACAATAGGGTCTGCTATACTCATAGGCGTGATTACCTATTTACAGGCCATCATCATCGGTTTGTTGCAGGGTGTAACGGAGCTTTTCCCGATATCTAGTCTGGGTCATTCCGTGTTGTTGCCAACCTTGTTTGGTTGGCATGGGGTGGTGGCAGCGCAATCTGACACTGAATCTTATTTCTTAGCTTTTTTGGTTGGTTTGCATGTCGCCACCGCCATTGCTTTGTTAATTTTCTATCGCCAACAGTGGAGTCGGATTATCAGCGGATTCTTTAGTTCGCTCAAAACTCGAAAAATTACCACTGTCGACCAACGCTTAGCATGGTTATTAGTTATGGCCACGATCCCAGCGGCTCTGTTTGGGCTCATCTTTGAGCATCGCCTGCGAGTTATTTT harbors:
- a CDS encoding O-antigen ligase family protein, yielding MLKLSSLNMSKSTALAVVLALGVMPWFQGGRDPLGWMMVLAVALIGSFLLFRDQTTVSLSRLGLIWLSFIAWTGLSLIWTVNRYQSFATLMLYSFVGIIGLLAASLRGDERAVEVFKRSYLIVAAATSLVGAGFFVAYSYERATSTFYLPNPLAGFLLPAIMIGLWQFAEQRKLFDGLLTMLTLGVFILTDSRGGTLVLMAVIFVALILSRNVAKHWRRLLIVLVGAMAIALICNLARVELGHRLDLQGGRLKDLTATESNSTSDRIYFLRSAVAIWADRPLLGGGAGTYPTLHPKYQYRVISAGSNAHNFYVQTLAELGIVGLVLLAWVIIELILGTWRGIRLDRQRLPIALGLLALALHAGLDIESNYLVLWTLAAILVGLCYEGRAKSKLNFRLNSGLILGATVILAVPTAWLFRGQLNAQGGQNLQASGDYGRAIDYFAAASLHAPYDPDWLTAQGINHFLLAVQGNNKDDNLVQAAELASQAAKLDPYDAQHDLLLARVLLQQGKTEAATAAYRSAISKNPYDQPDIYNDLATLYLTQNKLSDAKATVAIVLALYPDSVVGNRNNDPAIAKSVATSYIISAQVAIRTGQIDAAREQLRHALLLDPTSALAKFLQQQIGQ
- the xerA gene encoding site-specific tyrosine recombinase/integron integrase, which produces MPISELVTDFLEYQEIEQNRSQKTIANYHHYLARLIEFCDDCDVAKLDDERIRAWRLWLARLQDASGQPISKTTQNYHLIALRSFLKYLAKRNIKTLPSDRVELARVKRPQIAFLTPEEVARLVEVIDTSSIVGLRDRAILELLFSGGLRVSELVSLNRDQINLERREFSVRGKGQKDRPIFMSSEAADWLQRYLDSRNDDLAPLFIHLSGSKDASGSGMYQRLTVRSVQRLVKRYAKLAGITKDVTPHTLRHSFATDLLMNGADIRSVQGLLGHANISTTQIYTHITDPRLKEVHEQFHHKKKPNA